The Ischnura elegans chromosome 1, ioIscEleg1.1, whole genome shotgun sequence genome contains a region encoding:
- the LOC124165238 gene encoding cytochrome c oxidase copper chaperone has product MGSQASKPQEAPQEKKLKPCCACPETKKLRDACIIEKGEENCKDLIEAHRECMRKHGFKV; this is encoded by the coding sequence atgggTTCCCAGGCCAGTAAACCACAAGAAGCACCTCAGGAAAAGAAGCTCAAGCCGTGCTGTGCGTGCCCAGAAACTAAGAAATTACGCGATGCTTGTATTATAGAAAAAGGAGAAGAGAACTGCAAAGATCTCATTGAAGCACACAGAGAGTGTATGAGGAAGCATggatttaaagtttaa
- the LOC124153256 gene encoding dolichyl-diphosphooligosaccharide--protein glycosyltransferase subunit 4: MITDVQLAVFANVLGVTLFLLVVLYHYIAANYSKSN, from the coding sequence ATGATCACCGACGTTCAGCTGGCTGTCTTTGCCAACGTCCTCGGCGTTACTTTATTCCTCTTGGTTGTGTTGTATCACTACATAGCTGCTAACTACTCTAAAAGCAATTAA
- the LOC124165263 gene encoding deoxynucleoside kinase-like, whose amino-acid sequence MMRKSNIISATFKYFYRGMSSKTSNRPFTVIVEGNIGSGKTTFINHFQRYDDVATFAEPVDKWRDVNGHNLLELLYSDTKKTAMTFQSYVQLTMVDIHTRRCPQPIKVMERSLFSARHCFVENLHQNGFLDGPEYAVLDEWFKWLCKKVDVEVDMIVYLRTSPEVALDRIKKRGRNEEREVPLSYLEQLHALHEKWLCEEKNNITAIPVLVIDGDKMLSDMEDEIKRCAQLILDSKNQYTADVLMHSNVPA is encoded by the exons ATGATGAGGAAAAGCAACATTATATCAGCAACCTTTAAATACTTTTATAGAG GCATGTCGTCCAAAACCAGCAATCGGCCATTCACAGTTATAGTGGAAGGAAATATTGGCAGTGGGAAAACTACTTTCATCAATCACTTCCAACGATATGACGACGTAGCTACTTTTGCAGAGCCCGTTGATAAATGGCGGGATGTTAATGGCCATAACTTACTG GAGCTTCTTTATAGCGACACTAAAAAGACAGCGATGACTTTTCAATCTTACGTACAGCTGACAATGGTTGATATACATACTCGCCGCTGCCCTCAACCGATTAAAGTAATGGAGAGGTCCTTGTTCAGTGCTAG GCACTGCTTTGTGGAAAACCTTCATCAAAATGGTTTCTTAGATGGTCCTGAGTATGCTGTTCTTGATGAATGGTTCAAATGGCTCTGCAAAAAGGTTGATGTGGAAGTAGACATGATAG tGTATCTTCGTACATCTCCGGAAGTGGCATTGGACCGGATTAAAAAACGTGGTCGTAATGAGGAAAGAGAAGTGCCATTAAGCTACTTGGAGCAGCTGCATGCTTTGCATGAAAAATGGCTGTGTGAGGAGAAAAATAACATCACTGCCATTCCT GTTCTTGTGATCGATGGTGATAAAATGCTATCAGACATGGAAGATGAGATAAAAAGATGTGCTCAGTTGATATTGGACAGCAAAAACCAATATACTGCTGATGTGCTAATGCATTCTAATGTCCCTGCTTAG